The following proteins come from a genomic window of Meiothermus sp. Pnk-1:
- a CDS encoding IclR family transcriptional regulator: MDRYVIQAAYKTLQILLVFGEPPHRFTATRIAEMTQMDRGQIFRSLRTLERAGLVRMEEDQHYVLSSVISTLAMAACRIDRSLAELASPYLAELARLTGETAVLGALSGESIILLDLCESKRAVRWASLIGHSFPLHVGGGRATLPYLPKTQWNHLLARLPLLPVYTPRTLSRPEQLLEDMQLTYRQGYSVGDQDYDLETRSVSAPIFDHQGRVIGVLSLAGPAYRLALETIPAYAKTVMDYALQISRQLGYAGLYPNPHAEFALEGGEIA, translated from the coding sequence ATGGACCGATATGTTATTCAAGCGGCTTACAAGACCCTGCAGATTCTGTTGGTGTTTGGCGAGCCACCCCACCGCTTCACCGCAACTCGCATCGCGGAGATGACCCAGATGGACCGTGGCCAGATCTTCCGCTCATTGCGTACGCTCGAACGGGCTGGGCTGGTGCGGATGGAGGAAGATCAGCACTACGTGCTCTCAAGCGTGATCAGCACGCTGGCAATGGCTGCATGCCGGATCGACCGCTCCTTAGCTGAATTGGCCAGCCCCTACTTGGCCGAACTGGCTCGTTTGACTGGCGAGACCGCGGTGTTGGGGGCTCTCTCAGGAGAGAGCATTATCCTCTTGGATTTGTGCGAGAGCAAGCGGGCAGTGCGCTGGGCTTCCCTCATCGGCCACTCTTTTCCCCTGCACGTGGGGGGAGGCCGAGCAACCCTGCCCTATCTACCTAAAACTCAGTGGAATCACCTCTTAGCCCGGCTTCCCCTATTGCCGGTTTATACTCCCCGTACCCTCTCTAGGCCTGAACAACTGCTAGAAGACATGCAGCTTACCTACCGGCAGGGCTACTCGGTTGGAGACCAAGACTATGACCTCGAAACCCGCTCAGTAAGCGCTCCAATCTTCGACCACCAGGGTCGGGTGATTGGGGTTTTGAGTCTGGCCGGGCCTGCTTATCGACTTGCCCTCGAGACTATCCCCGCTTACGCCAAAACGGTGATGGACTACGCCCTGCAGATTTCGCGGCAATTGGGGTACGCAGGTCTTTACCCTAACCCCCACGCCGAATTTGCCCTAGAAGGAGGTGAGATTGCCTGA
- a CDS encoding PQQ-binding-like beta-propeller repeat protein, translating to MRKWVTNQRKIWLVFVSAFASWALAQVSFTPTQASQGQQIYQAQCAMCHGTQLQGQSGPPLKGDQFLNKWQKNSLEDFYYIMSTTMPLTAPGSLSQDQYLALLAHVLSANGFKPGDKPLARDDLKNLKFSTVAQAAQGPATVVYAPLPLKITGPTQAELNNSEFSLDSWLMNNKGYMSQRFATAMLINRSNAKNLKRVCTLDLGDLGGFQATPVVYKGVMFITKENRTIALDATNCKKFWEHTYTPSGPVALATNRGVAIYNGMLFRGTGDAHIIALDANTGQLLWDKKIADSTDGYFTSSAPIVWNDLVFMGEAGADWGIKAKMHAFNVKDGSEVWSFDVIPTGNQEGADTWENADSTTTGGGSMWTTYSLDRESGLLYISIGNPAPDFAANYRPGANLFTNSVIVLDAKTGKLNHYYQQIPNDDKDYDTSVAPLLYRLNGKLYVSVPTKAGFLFTYDESTRQQVYKVPTVTIKNADQPPTAEGTPICPNYTGGSQWSGPSFSPVTRLLYVNSIDWCGVVKLGEVRYVRGQLFFGGSMQLDPIESSKGYTTAFDALTGRILWRHTTDGGIRKASPVTSTAGGLVLVGDTDGTFYVLDANTGSVLYQENIDKAPIGAGIATYVVGGKQYIAVPAGNTSRGATGVNAVSSRIAIFTLP from the coding sequence ATGAGGAAGTGGGTCACTAACCAAAGGAAAATCTGGCTGGTTTTCGTCTCAGCCTTTGCTTCGTGGGCGCTGGCCCAGGTAAGCTTTACCCCCACCCAAGCCAGCCAGGGGCAACAGATTTACCAGGCGCAGTGTGCTATGTGCCACGGGACGCAGCTCCAGGGACAATCCGGGCCGCCTCTCAAAGGAGATCAGTTCCTCAACAAGTGGCAGAAGAACTCCCTCGAAGACTTTTACTACATTATGTCCACTACCATGCCCCTAACCGCTCCAGGTAGCCTCAGCCAAGACCAATATTTGGCCCTCCTGGCGCATGTGCTGAGCGCTAACGGCTTCAAGCCCGGCGACAAGCCATTGGCTCGAGATGACCTTAAAAACCTGAAATTCTCTACTGTAGCTCAGGCGGCGCAAGGACCAGCCACGGTAGTATACGCCCCGCTGCCACTCAAGATTACCGGACCCACCCAGGCTGAACTCAACAACTCCGAGTTTTCTCTGGATTCCTGGTTGATGAACAATAAAGGATACATGAGCCAGCGCTTCGCCACCGCTATGCTCATCAACCGTAGCAACGCCAAGAACCTGAAGCGAGTATGTACCTTGGATCTAGGTGATTTAGGTGGCTTCCAGGCCACCCCAGTGGTTTACAAAGGCGTGATGTTCATCACCAAGGAAAATCGCACCATCGCATTAGATGCTACTAACTGCAAGAAATTCTGGGAACACACCTATACCCCCAGTGGCCCGGTAGCGTTAGCTACTAACCGTGGAGTAGCCATCTATAACGGGATGCTCTTCCGTGGGACTGGCGATGCTCACATCATTGCTCTCGATGCCAACACGGGCCAACTTTTGTGGGATAAGAAAATCGCCGACTCTACGGACGGTTACTTTACCAGCTCGGCTCCTATTGTGTGGAACGATTTAGTCTTCATGGGCGAGGCTGGAGCGGACTGGGGCATCAAGGCGAAAATGCATGCTTTTAATGTGAAGGATGGATCAGAAGTTTGGAGCTTTGACGTAATTCCTACGGGCAACCAAGAAGGAGCGGATACTTGGGAAAACGCCGATTCCACTACTACCGGTGGCGGCTCAATGTGGACTACTTACAGCCTCGATCGGGAAAGTGGGCTGTTGTACATCTCCATAGGCAATCCCGCTCCTGACTTTGCCGCCAACTATCGTCCCGGAGCCAATCTCTTCACAAACTCAGTAATTGTGCTAGATGCCAAAACTGGCAAACTCAACCACTACTACCAGCAAATCCCCAACGACGATAAAGACTACGACACCTCAGTAGCACCGCTACTATACCGTTTAAACGGCAAGCTTTACGTCAGCGTACCTACTAAGGCCGGATTCCTTTTTACTTACGACGAGAGCACTCGGCAACAGGTTTACAAAGTGCCCACCGTGACCATCAAGAATGCCGATCAACCCCCTACGGCTGAGGGTACCCCGATTTGCCCCAACTACACCGGGGGCAGCCAGTGGTCGGGGCCATCGTTCTCACCGGTGACCCGGCTGTTGTACGTCAACTCTATTGACTGGTGCGGGGTGGTCAAGCTGGGCGAAGTGCGCTATGTGCGCGGCCAGCTCTTTTTTGGCGGCTCAATGCAACTTGACCCCATTGAAAGCTCTAAGGGCTACACAACTGCCTTTGATGCTCTTACCGGACGGATACTCTGGCGCCACACTACCGACGGCGGAATCCGCAAAGCCAGCCCAGTGACCTCGACGGCCGGTGGCTTGGTGCTGGTGGGCGATACCGACGGTACTTTCTATGTGCTCGATGCTAACACCGGCAGCGTGCTTTACCAAGAAAACATTGATAAAGCCCCTATCGGGGCCGGAATCGCCACCTATGTGGTGGGTGGAAAGCAGTACATTGCGGTTCCCGCTGGGAACACTTCCCGCGGGGCCACTGGAGTGAATGCGGTTTCTTCGAGGATCGCTATCTTCACCCTGCCTTAG
- a CDS encoding DUF4395 domain-containing protein — MTDRNQLRFNQTLLTVLIPGALLLQQPWVVGALFVLMLSQHLPYDLMALLKRLFRIPRHLVDEDPRPHRFARSVGAVFLGLSGLLFLLGVPVVGWGLAIIVALLAAINLTTGFCLGCFLYFQLRLLRFRLGAR; from the coding sequence ATGACCGACCGCAACCAACTCCGCTTCAACCAAACCCTGCTCACCGTGCTGATTCCTGGAGCCCTTCTCTTGCAGCAACCTTGGGTGGTGGGGGCCTTGTTCGTGCTGATGCTCTCGCAGCACCTGCCCTACGACCTGATGGCCCTGCTCAAGCGGCTCTTTAGGATCCCCCGGCATCTCGTGGACGAAGATCCCCGCCCACACCGCTTCGCCCGCAGCGTAGGGGCGGTGTTTTTGGGGCTCTCTGGGCTGCTGTTTCTGCTCGGGGTGCCGGTGGTGGGGTGGGGGTTGGCGATCATCGTGGCCCTGCTGGCGGCTATCAACCTGACCACGGGCTTTTGCCTGGGGTGCTTTTTGTATTTCCAGTTGCGGCTGTTGCGCTTCCGGCTGGGGGCACGCTGA
- the ispG gene encoding flavodoxin-dependent (E)-4-hydroxy-3-methylbut-2-enyl-diphosphate synthase, with protein MQVTRRKTPTVWVGPVPVGGEHPVVVQSMTNTDTADVEATVGQVWALARAGSEIVRMTVNNDEAARAVPEIKRRLADLGVTVPLVGDFHFNGHILLRRYPQMALALDKYRINPGTVGRGKQQDPNFRTMCEVALEFGKPVRIGVNWGSLDQGLLDEMMEANARRPEPLDAHQVTLETIVESAVRSYDWALKYGLGEDKIILSAKISNAPDLWWVYRELAKRTPAPLHLGLTEAGMGVSGIVTSTAGLVPLLTEGIGDTIRVSITPAPGEPRTKEVEVALEILQSIGVRQFMPSVASCPGCGRTTSSFFQELAQRVSQRLAEQMPLWRTQYPGVENLKVAVMGCVVNGPGESKHADIGISLPGTGEHPRAPVYVDGELKTTLQGDTIAEDFMALVEEYIRHRYGKSPA; from the coding sequence ATGCAAGTGACGAGGCGCAAAACCCCGACCGTCTGGGTAGGTCCGGTGCCCGTGGGGGGCGAGCATCCGGTGGTTGTCCAGAGCATGACCAACACCGACACCGCCGATGTGGAAGCCACCGTAGGGCAGGTCTGGGCGCTGGCGAGGGCTGGCTCGGAAATAGTGCGGATGACCGTCAACAACGACGAAGCCGCCCGGGCCGTGCCCGAGATCAAACGCCGTTTGGCCGATCTGGGCGTCACGGTGCCGCTGGTGGGCGATTTTCACTTCAACGGCCATATCCTGCTGCGCAGATACCCCCAGATGGCCTTGGCCCTGGACAAGTACCGCATCAACCCCGGCACGGTGGGCAGGGGCAAACAGCAAGACCCTAACTTCAGGACCATGTGCGAGGTGGCCCTCGAGTTTGGTAAGCCGGTGCGGATCGGGGTGAACTGGGGATCGCTCGACCAAGGTCTCTTAGACGAGATGATGGAGGCCAACGCACGGCGGCCCGAGCCCCTGGATGCCCACCAGGTGACGCTCGAGACCATCGTCGAGTCCGCCGTGCGCAGCTACGACTGGGCGCTCAAATATGGCCTCGGCGAGGACAAGATCATCCTCTCGGCCAAGATTTCCAACGCCCCCGATTTATGGTGGGTGTACCGCGAGCTCGCCAAGCGCACCCCCGCCCCGCTACACCTGGGTCTCACCGAGGCCGGGATGGGCGTGAGCGGGATCGTAACCAGCACCGCGGGTCTGGTCCCTCTCCTCACCGAGGGGATCGGGGACACCATCCGAGTTTCGATCACTCCGGCCCCCGGCGAGCCGCGCACCAAGGAGGTCGAAGTAGCCCTGGAAATCCTCCAGAGCATCGGGGTGCGCCAGTTCATGCCCTCGGTGGCCAGCTGTCCCGGCTGCGGGCGCACCACCAGCAGCTTCTTCCAGGAGCTCGCCCAGCGGGTCTCGCAACGCCTGGCCGAACAGATGCCCCTTTGGCGCACCCAATACCCGGGGGTAGAGAACCTCAAGGTCGCAGTGATGGGCTGCGTGGTCAACGGCCCCGGCGAGTCCAAGCACGCCGATATCGGCATCTCCCTGCCGGGAACCGGCGAGCACCCTAGGGCCCCGGTCTACGTGGATGGAGAGCTCAAGACCACCCTCCAGGGCGACACCATCGCCGAAGACTTCATGGCCCTGGTGGAGGAGTACATCCGGCACAGGTACGGGAAATCGCCGGCCTAA
- a CDS encoding RNA-guided endonuclease TnpB family protein: MSLLSVKCKLVPDASTAEKLSRTVNQFANACNYALQVARRDNVWNKFALQRAVYRELRERFGLSANLAVRAIARVGKRKGHKVGGFKATSVDYDRRILSVNLDTEVVSLSTVDGRVRVPLHIAGYQRHLLRTAKSIQGGQLVRGRDSWYVHLWCEYDDPPAITPNGFLGVDLGIVNIATDSDGEAYSGKHLDSVRHRHRRLRRKLQKRGTKSAKRRLKKLSGKERRLANGLNHRISKSIVAKAQRTGRGIALEDLQGIRERVRLRKPQRATLHSWAFHDLGQKLRYKAERAGVPLVWVDPKNTSRQCPACGHTERANRPTQAIFKCVACGCSGPADYFAAVNIGRRAAVIQPNVGV, from the coding sequence ATGTCTCTCCTGTCCGTGAAATGCAAGCTGGTACCCGATGCGAGTACAGCCGAGAAGCTCTCTCGCACGGTGAACCAGTTTGCCAACGCCTGCAACTACGCCTTGCAGGTAGCTCGCAGGGACAACGTTTGGAACAAGTTCGCCCTCCAACGTGCGGTCTACCGGGAGCTTCGGGAGCGGTTCGGCCTCAGCGCTAACCTCGCGGTGCGGGCCATCGCTAGGGTTGGCAAGCGTAAAGGGCATAAGGTTGGAGGATTCAAGGCCACCAGTGTGGACTACGACCGGCGCATCCTCTCGGTCAACCTGGACACCGAAGTGGTCAGCCTGAGCACCGTGGACGGGCGGGTGAGGGTGCCCCTGCACATCGCTGGCTATCAGCGCCACCTGCTCCGCACGGCCAAAAGCATCCAGGGTGGTCAACTGGTACGAGGGCGGGATAGCTGGTATGTCCACCTGTGGTGCGAGTACGACGACCCACCCGCCATTACCCCGAACGGCTTTCTTGGGGTTGACCTGGGCATCGTGAATATCGCCACCGATTCGGATGGGGAAGCCTACTCGGGGAAGCACCTCGACTCCGTTCGGCACCGCCACCGGAGGCTCAGGAGGAAGTTGCAGAAGAGGGGCACCAAATCGGCCAAGCGCCGCTTGAAGAAGCTTTCGGGCAAGGAGCGGCGCTTGGCCAATGGCCTCAACCACCGCATCAGCAAAAGCATCGTGGCTAAGGCTCAACGCACCGGGCGCGGCATCGCCCTGGAAGACCTCCAGGGCATCCGCGAACGGGTACGGCTTCGGAAGCCCCAGAGGGCCACGCTGCATAGCTGGGCGTTCCATGACCTGGGCCAGAAACTCCGGTACAAAGCGGAGCGGGCCGGGGTGCCGCTGGTCTGGGTTGACCCAAAGAACACCTCGCGGCAATGCCCGGCCTGCGGGCACACCGAGCGAGCCAACCGCCCCACACAGGCCATCTTCAAGTGCGTAGCCTGCGGGTGCTCTGGGCCTGCGGACTACTTCGCGGCGGTCAACATTGGCCGCCGGGCTGCCGTCATCCAGCCGAACGTGGGAGTATGA